In Natrinema versiforme, the following are encoded in one genomic region:
- a CDS encoding ABC transporter substrate-binding protein: protein MDRRTALQTTLGTATLAVAGCLSSEPAAADFRIGGPWKPNRDPLDGGSMLRRLGITEALVGVDYDAAPAPELATEWERLDDRRWEFTLRNDVTFHDGTAVDAAAAVASLRRAVDAAAFADVPIETVKAVDETTVAVTTATPFTPLPAHLSRNEAVILSPEAIDADGAVTDLLSTGPFAVDSFQPETSIRTVSHDYYGESPALESVRYEVVADEQTRRMKLENGELEMARILPYEMVDSLESTDGIDVYTPEIPRIRFLTFDTDSEPFADERVRRAVSLAIDRETITESLLSGICNPAVSPFSPSITEWANPDLDRNPYDPSRARSLLSDAGWTDGSSGTRTRDGTTLSVEFLTFDDRNLPIIAEVMQDHLADVGIDVDVTVLEYSAMTDRVGQRSFDAYFTSWGTLWYPDPDRLSQMVHSRAATLHHGYENDRVDTLLEDARAVDDNAARRERYHEIQSIIAHEAPIAAITDSTTVIATAAEVTGYTAHPTELRYGLESISLRNE from the coding sequence ATGGATCGCCGAACCGCACTGCAAACGACGCTCGGAACCGCGACGCTCGCCGTCGCCGGCTGTCTCTCGAGCGAACCCGCCGCGGCCGACTTCCGGATCGGCGGCCCGTGGAAACCGAACCGGGACCCCCTCGACGGCGGCAGCATGCTCCGTCGGCTCGGCATCACCGAGGCACTGGTCGGCGTCGATTACGACGCCGCTCCGGCTCCCGAACTGGCGACCGAGTGGGAGCGACTCGACGACCGGCGATGGGAGTTTACGCTTCGGAACGATGTCACGTTTCACGACGGAACCGCCGTCGACGCAGCGGCCGCCGTCGCCTCGCTTCGCCGGGCCGTCGACGCCGCCGCGTTCGCGGACGTCCCGATCGAGACCGTCAAAGCGGTCGACGAAACCACCGTCGCCGTGACGACGGCGACACCGTTCACTCCGCTGCCGGCACATCTCTCGCGAAACGAAGCGGTGATCCTCAGTCCCGAGGCGATCGACGCGGACGGCGCGGTCACTGACCTGCTCAGCACCGGCCCGTTCGCCGTCGATTCGTTCCAGCCCGAAACGTCGATCCGAACCGTCTCTCACGACTACTACGGGGAGTCGCCCGCCCTCGAGTCCGTTCGCTACGAGGTCGTCGCAGACGAGCAGACGCGCCGGATGAAACTCGAGAACGGCGAACTCGAGATGGCGCGAATTCTCCCCTACGAGATGGTTGACTCGCTCGAGTCGACCGACGGAATCGACGTTTACACGCCGGAAATCCCTCGGATTCGGTTTCTCACGTTCGACACCGACTCGGAGCCGTTCGCCGACGAACGGGTTCGGCGGGCCGTCTCCCTTGCGATCGACCGGGAGACGATCACTGAATCGCTCCTCAGTGGGATCTGCAATCCCGCTGTGTCCCCGTTTTCCCCGTCGATCACGGAATGGGCGAACCCGGATCTCGACCGGAATCCGTACGATCCGAGTCGGGCTCGGTCGTTGCTCTCTGACGCCGGGTGGACCGACGGCTCTAGCGGGACCCGAACCCGCGACGGCACGACGCTTTCCGTCGAATTCCTCACGTTCGACGACAGAAACCTCCCGATCATCGCCGAAGTGATGCAGGACCACCTTGCCGATGTCGGGATCGATGTCGACGTGACGGTCCTCGAGTACAGCGCGATGACTGATCGAGTCGGCCAGCGTTCCTTCGACGCCTATTTCACGTCGTGGGGCACCCTCTGGTACCCCGACCCCGACCGGCTCTCCCAGATGGTCCACTCGAGGGCGGCGACGTTACATCACGGCTACGAGAACGATCGCGTCGATACGCTCCTCGAGGACGCGCGGGCAGTCGACGACAACGCGGCCCGGCGGGAACGCTACCACGAGATCCAGTCGATAATCGCCCACGAAGCTCCGATCGCGGCCATCACCGATTCCACCACCGTCATCGCGAC